The window ACACCCAGTTGGCCCCGGACCCGTCTACCGTCGCGGCCCGGCTTTCCACCCTGTATTTTCTTCAGGAACAGAGTGGGCCTTGTATCGTCCTGACCTCGGTGGAGGCGGTTTTGCGTCGGGTTCTTCCTCAGCAGGTCTTGAGCGGGCGTTGTGAACTGGTCATGGCTGGTGAGGATACGGATCGGGATGCTTTGATTTCCTCGCTTATTGATGCCGGGTATGAGTCCTGTGAATTGGTTCGCCAGCTTGGCGATTTGGCTGTACGAGGTGGTATTATTGATCTTTTTCCCCCAGCATCCAGCCTTGCTGTGCAAGGCCCCCTGCGCCTTGATTTTTTTGGTGATACTGTCGAGTCTATTCGTAGCTTTGATCCGCTGACCCAGCGTTCAGAAGACGAGTTAGAGGAGGTAGTACTCCTGCCTGCTTCGGATGTGCTTTTTCCTGAAGACTCTGCTGTAGAGAAATGGCGGCAAGACGTGTATGCGGCTGTCGAAAAGCTGGCCCCGAATCAGAAGGATTCTGAGACAGCACGCCAGATCATGCAGCAGTTGCGGGAGCGGATCCGTTTTCCGGGGATTGAGTTCTTTCTCCCCTTGATGTATCGGAATCCCGGCCCGCAGACCCTGTTTGAGTATCTCCCGGCTGCATGCCCTGTTATCCTTCATGATCCTGTCAGTATTCAACGCAAGATTTCCTTGGTTCATGAACGGGTCGCGGCCAATTATGAAGAGGCTGCCAGCGAGGGTTTGGCCCTTCCGCCGAAAACACTCTTTGTTGAGCAAGAAGAGCTTGAGCAACACCTTGGTAAAAGGTCTCGGGTTGACCTCTGCCTCATTCCTAATCCAGATGCAGTGCAAACGCCGATTCTCCATAGGGTTGGTGATCATTCCCTGCTTCGGCAGGAAATAGAGCTGCAACGGAAAAAACGTGGTGTCCTGGCTCCGCTTGCTGATAGACTCCTGAAATGGCAAAAGGCTGAGGATACCATTGTCCTTGCTTGTCGCTCAATGCAACAGGCGAAGCATCTGGAAGAGATGTTGGCAGGCTACGGCATTCAATGCGGTCGGGACACGACGCCGCTTGATTTGCAAAAGCAGCATCCGGGACAGGTCCTGCTGGTAGAGCATCCGCTTTCACACGGATTTGATCTGCCAGAAGAGCATCTGCACATTCTTTCAGCGGCGGAGCTTTTCGGAGACAAACGTCTCCAGTCAGGTGGCAAGAAAAAGAGTCGTCGTCCTCAAGGTGAGCCCATTGCCCTGGAGGAAATTGCTATCGGCGATGTCGTTGTCCACCGGGACCACGGTCTGGCCAGCTTTCAGGGGCTGGTGAATATGGATTTTGCCGGACAGCGCGGCGACTTCATGCTCCTGGAGTTTCAGGGTAATGATAAACTCTATATTCCGGTGCATCAGCTGCACTGGGTCAGTCGCTATCAGGGGCTGACGGATCAGCAACCCAAGCTGGATCGGCTGGGTTCCCAACGCTGGCAAACGGCCAAGAAGAAGGTCACCGAAGCGGTCTGGCAGGTTGCCCAGGAATTACTTGCCATCTATGCCCGCCGTGAGATGCGCAGAGGTCATAGTTTTCAGCAGCCGGGTATCCTGTTTAAGGAACTGGCAGAGTCCTTCCCCTATGATGAAACCGAAGGGCAGGCCAAGGCTATTGATGAGGTGCTTACGGATCTCTGCTCAGATAAGCCGATGGATCGGCTAGTCTGCGGCGATGTGGGCTACGGCAAGACCGAAGTTGCCGTCCGGGCAGCCTATAAGGCCATAGAAGACGGTTTTCAGGTGGCAGTTTTGGTACCCACCACAGTCTTGGCAGAACAGCATGCGGCAACTTTTCGGGAACGCTTTGCCGGTTTTGATGTGGAAGTGGCCTGCACCAATCGTTTCCGTACCACCAAGGAGCAGAAAGAGATTGTTCAGGATCTGAAAGATGGAAATATCCATCTGGTCGTCGGGACCCATCGCCTCCTCTCAAAGACCATTGGTTTCCATAAGCTGGGTCTGCTCGTCGTGGATGAGGAGCATCGCTTCGGCGTCTCCCATAAGGAGAAGATCAAGAAATTGCGGGCCGATGTAGATGTCCTCACCCTGACTGCTACCCCGATCCCCCGAACCTTGCAGATGTCCCTCCTGGGTATTCGCGATCTCTCCGTGATCTCCAGTCCTCCCCGGCAGCGGCGCGCAGTGAAAACCTTTCTTGCTCGTAAGGATGATCTGGTGATCCGGGAAGCTGTCCAGCAGGAGCTGGAGCGTGGAGGGCAGGTTTTCTTTGTCCATAATCGGATCCAATCGATCCATCGGGTCGCGGAGAAGATTGAGCATTTGGTTCCTCATGCCCGCATTGCTGTGGCGCATGGCCAGATGTCCGGCAAGCAGCTGGAGGAGGTCATGGTCAGTTTTATTAACCATGAGGTAGATATCCTGGTTAGTACCACGATTATTGAGTCGGGCCTGGATATCCCCAATGCCAATACCATTATCATTAATCGGGCGGATCGGATCGGTTTGGCAGATATGTACCAGTTGCGGGGCAGGGTAGGGCGTTCTTCCCGCCAATCGTATGCTTATTTGCTGGTGCCCTCTACTGAGAAGATGACGTCAGATGCTGGTCAGCGCCTGCGGGCCCTGATGGATTGTTCGGACTTGGGTGGTGGCTTTAAGCTGGCCATGAATGATCTCCAGATTCGCGGCGGCGGTAACCTGCTCGGTGTGTCCCAGTCCGGCCATATTGC is drawn from Candidatus Electrothrix aestuarii and contains these coding sequences:
- the mfd gene encoding transcription-repair coupling factor → MLSICKQLSENKEGQGKKIDICGLHGGSAALFVARLQEIQRQSICCLLPSDDQLDTLAGDIRLFTDIPVLTYPAFEIAPYTQLAPDPSTVAARLSTLYFLQEQSGPCIVLTSVEAVLRRVLPQQVLSGRCELVMAGEDTDRDALISSLIDAGYESCELVRQLGDLAVRGGIIDLFPPASSLAVQGPLRLDFFGDTVESIRSFDPLTQRSEDELEEVVLLPASDVLFPEDSAVEKWRQDVYAAVEKLAPNQKDSETARQIMQQLRERIRFPGIEFFLPLMYRNPGPQTLFEYLPAACPVILHDPVSIQRKISLVHERVAANYEEAASEGLALPPKTLFVEQEELEQHLGKRSRVDLCLIPNPDAVQTPILHRVGDHSLLRQEIELQRKKRGVLAPLADRLLKWQKAEDTIVLACRSMQQAKHLEEMLAGYGIQCGRDTTPLDLQKQHPGQVLLVEHPLSHGFDLPEEHLHILSAAELFGDKRLQSGGKKKSRRPQGEPIALEEIAIGDVVVHRDHGLASFQGLVNMDFAGQRGDFMLLEFQGNDKLYIPVHQLHWVSRYQGLTDQQPKLDRLGSQRWQTAKKKVTEAVWQVAQELLAIYARREMRRGHSFQQPGILFKELAESFPYDETEGQAKAIDEVLTDLCSDKPMDRLVCGDVGYGKTEVAVRAAYKAIEDGFQVAVLVPTTVLAEQHAATFRERFAGFDVEVACTNRFRTTKEQKEIVQDLKDGNIHLVVGTHRLLSKTIGFHKLGLLVVDEEHRFGVSHKEKIKKLRADVDVLTLTATPIPRTLQMSLLGIRDLSVISSPPRQRRAVKTFLARKDDLVIREAVQQELERGGQVFFVHNRIQSIHRVAEKIEHLVPHARIAVAHGQMSGKQLEEVMVSFINHEVDILVSTTIIESGLDIPNANTIIINRADRIGLADMYQLRGRVGRSSRQSYAYLLVPSTEKMTSDAGQRLRALMDCSDLGGGFKLAMNDLQIRGGGNLLGVSQSGHIAAVGYDLYLELLQSTVADLKKQAEQGGDITAPELEPDVKLRVAAFLPDDYVRDTVLRYRLYRRLSVAGNEAPELLADLQDEVVDRFGALPREAETLFALVGLKYPLRQLGITKLEQGPASLVFSFSEQSPVAPETLLAFIEHSRPKKSLKKKEQRPPVRGLRVPPRAPTPEPEPVRLTPDQRLIIALEENIAQEELFRRIDAALSFLGAQHG